The proteins below come from a single Rosa rugosa chromosome 2, drRosRugo1.1, whole genome shotgun sequence genomic window:
- the LOC133732673 gene encoding glutathione S-transferase U19-like, whose product MSKAEVILLDCWISPFCMRVKIALEEKGVAYESQAEDLFGGKSELLLTSNPHGKVPVLLHNAKPVSESAIIVAYIDETWSSSPLLPPCAYGRAQARFWADYIDKKVFDAGKAIFMSKGEAVEVGKKDFIEIIKTLENALGDKDFFNGDTFGFVDIIGIAMTSWFPAYEKFGSFKLEDHCPKFSAWIKRSSQRESVAKVIPEAEKVIEFVTMFRKMMGAED is encoded by the exons ATGTCGAAGGCAGAGGTTATTCTTTTGGACTGTTGGATTAGCCCTTTCTGCATGAGGGTGAAAATTGCTTTGGAAGAAAAGGGTGTTGCATACGAAAGCCAGGCTGAGGATTTGTTTGGAGGCAAGAGTGAACTTCTACTTACATCAAACCCCCATGGCAAGGTGCCTGTGTTGCTCCACAATGCGAAACCTGTGTCCGAGTCCGCCATCATAGTTGCCTACATCGATGAAACCTGGTCTTCCTCACCATTGCTCCCACCTTGTGCCTACGGTCGAGCTCAAGCAAGGTTTTGGGCTGACTACATTGACAAAAAG GTGTTTGATGCGGGCAAAGCCATCTTTATGAGCAAAGGAGAAGCAGTAGAGGTTGGTAAGAAGGACTTCATTGAGATTATAAAGACTCTAGAGAACGCTTTGGGAGATAAGGATTTCTTTAATGGTGATACCTTCGGTTTCGTCGACATCATAGGCATTGCCATGACGAGTTGGTTCCCTGCTTATGAGAAGTTCGGGAGCTTCAAGCTTGAAGATCATTGCCCCAAATTCTCAGCTTGGATCAAGAGGAGCTCGCAGAGGGAGAGTGTAGCCAAGGTCATTCCAGAGGCAGAGAAGGTCATTGAATTTGTGACCATGTTTAGGAAGATGATGGGAGCCGAAGATTGA
- the LOC133732108 gene encoding mitochondrial import inner membrane translocase subunit TIM10, with amino-acid sequence MAANNVPVGLDKEQIFGMAEKEMEYRVELFNKLTHTCFNKCVEKKYKESELNMGENSCIDRCVSKYWQVTNLVGQLLGAGRPPM; translated from the exons ATGGCTGCTAACAATGTTCCAGTGGGTTTGGACAAGGAACAG ATTTTTGGTATGGCAGAGAAGGAGATGGAGTACAGGGTTGAGTTATTTAACAA GCTTACCCACACATGCTTCAACAAGTGTGTTGAGAAGAA GTACAAGGAGTCTGAGCTAAATATGGGTGAAAACAGTTGCATTGATCGTTGTGTCTCAAAGTACTGGCAG GTGACTAATCTAGTTGGCCAGCTGCTTGGTGCTGGTAGGCCTCCTATGTAA
- the LOC133727899 gene encoding uncharacterized protein LOC133727899 isoform X1 has product MMLAVVEAVQSHRHLVSDVSVSDESTFDSCGSDCCSLEGVDLESGVLELKNKVVVHLSKVERICRICHLGFEGGGLDSSGLPIDLGCSCKGDLGAAHKQCAETWFKIKGDTICEICGVVAFNIVGEQINEANGAIAPTSPSTPAAASVIMVETRTMWHGRRIMNFLLACMIIAFVISWLFHFKIL; this is encoded by the exons ATGATGTTGGCTGTTGTTGAAGCTGTGCAGAGTCACAGGCATTTGGTGAGTGACGTGTCCGTTTCGGATGAGTCCACGTTTGATTCTTGTGGGTCGGATTGTTGTTCTTTGGAGGGTGTGGATTTGGAGAGTGGGGTTTTGGAGCTGAAGAATAAGGTGGTGGTGCATTTGAGTAAGGTTGAGAGAATTTGCAGAATTTGCCACTTGGGTTTTGAGGGTGGTGGGTTGGACTCTTCTGGGCTTCCAATTGACTTGGGATGTTCTTGCAAGGGTGATTTGGGTGCTGCTCATAAGCAATGTGCTGAGACTTGGTTCAAGATCAAGGGTGATAC AATCTGCGAGATCTGTGGTGTCGTTGCATTTAACATAGTTGGTGAGCAGATCAACGAGGCAAATGGAGCCATCGCCCCAACATCCCCTTCAACACCAGCAGCAGCATCTGTGATCATGGTGGAAACCCGAACCATGTGGCATGGCCGCCGCATTATGAATTTCCTGCTTGCTTGCATGATCATTGCCTTTGTTATTTCATGGCTGTTCCACTTCAAAATACTATAA
- the LOC133727899 gene encoding uncharacterized protein LOC133727899 isoform X2, translating into MMLAVVEAVQSHRHLVSDVSVSDESTFDSCGSDCCSLEGVDLESGVLELKNKVVVHLSKVERICRICHLGFEGGGLDSSGLPIDLGCSCKGDLGAAHKQCAETWFKIKGDTSTRQMEPSPQHPLQHQQQHL; encoded by the exons ATGATGTTGGCTGTTGTTGAAGCTGTGCAGAGTCACAGGCATTTGGTGAGTGACGTGTCCGTTTCGGATGAGTCCACGTTTGATTCTTGTGGGTCGGATTGTTGTTCTTTGGAGGGTGTGGATTTGGAGAGTGGGGTTTTGGAGCTGAAGAATAAGGTGGTGGTGCATTTGAGTAAGGTTGAGAGAATTTGCAGAATTTGCCACTTGGGTTTTGAGGGTGGTGGGTTGGACTCTTCTGGGCTTCCAATTGACTTGGGATGTTCTTGCAAGGGTGATTTGGGTGCTGCTCATAAGCAATGTGCTGAGACTTGGTTCAAGATCAAGGGTGATAC ATCAACGAGGCAAATGGAGCCATCGCCCCAACATCCCCTTCAACACCAGCAGCAGCATCTGTGA
- the LOC133731762 gene encoding uncharacterized protein LOC133731762 produces MGFDNECILNIQSLAGEYFCPVCRLLVYPNEALQSQCTHLYCKPCLTYVVSTTKACPYDGYLVTEADAKPLVESNKALAETIGKIAVHCLYHRSGCTWQGPLSDCTSHCSGCAFGNSPVVCNRCGIQIVHRQVQEHAQSCPGVQPQAQQAEGVPDTSASGTAATANQNQAATQTGTVTSQTQAPQTASATIPGADSNSQAQAVVQAAAPTADQWYQQQYQQYYQQYPGYDPYQQQYQQYYPYQQPAIPQPQQPLQANPPYGTVQPQPQAYLQPPLLSQPQPQPQTQPSQSQAQPQPQVQPPIMQAPMAAHTQNQTSVNQQLQLQPAMAPHSQIQAQSYPSAHGQAQLPPQAYFQVQMPQYQQPQVQQLTQSQLQQNPQLHPSQPMNATVQSQTQLPSSNSSTGNHLFPQSHLPQPVLSAASQQRTMQVQSQGVPNSQSQNHVQTQIQFPQQPLLRPPPFQTIVPNQQQTALLPSSNVISAQQPPVHSFAQQSGIPVLQRPAMQPVQQLNPQQYFHIQQTPPTLSQLRPQGQSQSFPQHIRASNQSQQNVVLSQGMQHIQPSNLVGRPMMPSHGVLPQPYAQTVGGVLPRPMYPALNHQSTNQNNIGRTNNQVQLGANSRPTMTARPAEKEAELPANNVAQNLGVLSAVGADSEVKTVKSEVDMKSIDVGNKLSSEDRSYQGNTSAKEIPESRGMLGANGESESKPTLKEEGVNSTLEDSSNDKLGELVAEGAKDGPSSGMKQGERKEMPSEEAQLHGVKDQKLQKDASGTEEGSQTVSTSSAPIGQVQAGGLMQPSYPGSAILQQRPGAPPSLQVPSSGPPHHIPGSGQPLIHARPQGPGHVPGQASHLSEHFQSPRGNLGFAASSASASQHGPYNQSHAPPHPGAPRGPPFGAPPSAFDFHGGIMARAAPHGHEGQRGGQQRPAFQMEQGATGQPSSNMLRMNGNPGFESLSTPGLRDERFKALPDGRLNPFPGDPTRVINRLGFEDDLKQFPRPSYLDSEPLPKLGSYSSRAFDRRPLGVNYDTRLNSDPAAGSAPRFLSPYGHGGLIHANDTGGHPDFGGQRLMDGLARRSPVRDYPGIPSRGFRGFGPDDFDGRDFHRFGDPLGREFHENRFPNMHSHFHRGEFEGPGNMRMDDHMRSDLIGQGGHPGHLRRGDHLGPHNLPGHLHLREHVGFGVHPRHAGPGSFESFIGNRASHPRLGEPGFRSSFSLQRFPNDGTYTGELESFDHSRKRKPASMGWCRICKVDCETVEGLDVHSQTREHQRMAMEMVQSIKQNAKKQKLTSGDQSSVEDANKSKISSFESRVEKH; encoded by the exons ATGGGATTTGATAATGAATGCATACTGAACATCCAATCTCTTGCGGGGGAGTATTTTTGCCCGGTGTGTCGTCTTCTCGTCTACCCAAATGAAGCATTACAGTCACAGTGCACTCATCTATACTGTAAGCCGTGCTTGACATATGTCGTGAGCACTACCAAAGCGTGTCCATACGATGGCTACTTAGTGACAGAAGCCGATGCGAAG CCCCTCGTTGAATCAAATAAAGCGCTCGCTGAAACCATAGGGAAAATAGCAGTTCATTGCCTGTATCACAGGAGTGGGTGCACATGGCAGGGGCCTTTATCTGATTGCACATCTCATTGTTCTGGTTGTGCCTTTGGAAATTCTCCTGTAGTCTGCAACAGGTGTGGAATCCAAATTGTGCATCGTCAAGTGCAGGAACACGCACAAAGTTGCCCT GGTGTGCAGCCCCAAGCACAGCAGGCAGAGGGTGTTCCAGACACTTCAGCCTCTGGCACAGCTGCTACTGCCAATCAGAACCAGGCTGCCACTCAGACAGGTACAGTGACGTCTCAGACACAGGCTCCCCAAACTGCAAGTGCCACTATACCTGGAGCTGATTCGAATTCTCAGGCTCAAGCCGTTGTTCAAGCTGCTGCTCCGACTGCTGACCAGTGGTATCAGCAACAATATCAGCAGTACTACCAGCAGTATCCTGGATATGATCCATACCAACAACAGTATCAGCAGTACTATCCCTATCAGCAGCCAGCAATTCCACAACCACAGCAGCCTTTGCAGGCTAATCCACCCTATGGGACTGTTCAGCCTCAACCGCAGGCATACCTGCAACCTCCGCTCCTATCTCAACCTCAACCTCAACCACAGACCCAACCATCTCAATCTCAAGCTCAACCCCAACCACAAGTTCAGCCCCCAATTATGCAGGCTCCTATGGCTGCGCATACTCAAAACCAGACATCAGTCAATCAACAGCTTCAACTTCAGCCTGCTATGGCACCACATTCACAAATTCAAGCACAGTCTTACCCATCAGCTCATGGGCAGGCTCAACTTCCACCTCAAGCATATTTCCAAGTCCAAATGCCTCAATATCAGCAGCCACAAGTTCAGCAGCTTACACAGTCCCAGCTTCAACAGAATCCCCAACTTCACCCGTCTCAGCCCATGAATGCTACAGTCCAGTCCCAGACACAGCTCCCATCATCTAATTCATCGACTGGCAATCATTTGTTCCCTCAATCTCACCTTCCTCAACCAGTGCTCTCAGCAGCCTCCCAACAACGTACTATGCAGGTGCAATCTCAAGGAGTGCCCAACTCTCAGTCGCAAAACCATGTTCAGACTCAGATTCAGTTCCCTCAGCAACCCCTTTTGCGACCACCCCCGTTTCAAACAATAGTTCCAAACCAGCAGCAGACAGCCTTGTTGCCTTCATCTAACGTTATCTCTGCACAACAGCCTCCAGTTCACTCCTTTGCTCAACAATCTGGAATTCCTGTTCTCCAGCGCCCTGCAATGCAGCCAGTCCAACAGCTAAATCCTCAGCAATATTTCCACATACAACAGACACCCCCCACATTGTCGCAATTACGTCCCCAGGGCCAATCTCAATCATTCCCACAACATATTCGTGCCTCGAACCAGTCTCAGCAGAATGTTGTATTGTCTCAGGGCATGCAACATATTCAGCCCTCAAATCTTGTGGGACGGCCTATGATGCCAAGTCATGGAGTACTACCTCAGCCATATGCACAAACAGTAGGAGGAGTTCTGCCAAGACCAATGTATCCTGCTCTAAACCATCAATCTACAAATCAGAATAATATAGGCAGAACCAACAACCAAGTGCAACTGGGAGCAAATTCAAGACCAACAATGACCGCAAGGCCAGCAGAGAAAGAAGCTGAGTTACCCGCTAATAATGTTGCACAGAATTTGGGTGTATTGTCTGCTGTAGGTGCTGATTCCGAGGTTAAAACTGTGAAATCTGAGGTGGATATGAAGTCCATTGATGTTGGAAATAAACTTTCTTCTGAAGATAGAAGTTATCAGGGTAATACATCTGCCAAAGAGATTCCGGAGTCTAGGGGGATGTTGGGGGCGAATGGAGAGTCTGAAAGTAAGCCAACATTGAAGGAAGAGGGTGTAAATAGTACTTTGGAGGATTCAAGTAATGATAAATTGGGTGAACTTGTAGCTGAAGGTGCAAAAGATGGTCCCAGCAGTGGCATGAAACAGGGGGAGCGTAAAGAAATGCCATCAGAAGAAGCACAACTTCATGGAGTAAAGGATCAAAAATTGCAAAAAGATGCTAGTGGCACCGAGGAGGGTTCCCAAACTGTTTCTACTTCTTCAGCTCCTATAGGTCAAGTACAAGCTGGCGGCTTAATGCAACCTTCATATCCTGGTTCTGCTATACTCCAGCAAAGGCCAGGTGCACCTCCTTCGTTACAAGTGCCTTCTTCAGGGCCTCCACATCATATACCGGGTTCTGGACAACCCTTAATTCATGCAAGGCCTCAGGGACCTGGACATGTGCCTGGGCAGGCTTCTCATCTATCTGAGCACTTTCAATCACCTAGGGGAAACCTGGGATTTGCAGCATCATCTGCAAGTGCAAGTCAGCATGGGCCTTATAACCAAAGCCATGCGCCTCCTCATCCAGGGGCACCCAGAGGTCCACCATTTGGAGCACCCCCTAGTGCTTTTGATTTTCATGGGGGTATAATGGCCCGAGCAGCACCCCATGGCCATGAAGGTCAGAGGGGGGGTCAGCAGCGGCCGGCTTTTCAGATGGAACAGGGAGCAACTGGACAGCCATCCTCAAACATGCTCAGAATGAATGGAAATCCAGGCTTCGAATCCTTATCAACTCCCGGGTTGAGGGATGAAAGATTTAAGGCTTTGCCGGATGGGAGGTTGAATCCCTTCCCAGGAGACCCAACTCGTGTGATTAATCGATTAGGGTTTGAAGATGATCTCAAGCAATTCCCTAGGCCTTCTTATCTGGATTCTGAGCCTCTTCCAAAATTAGGGAGTTACTCCTCTAGAGCCTTCGATAGGAGACCTCTTGGAGTCAATTATGATACTCGTCTAAATTCAGATCCTGCAGCTGGCTCTGCTCCAAGGTTCCTTTCTCCCTATGGTCATGGTGGATTAATTCATGCCAATGATACAGGTGGTCACCCAGATTTTGGTGGACAGCGCCTTATGGATGGTTTGGCTCGACGAAGTCCAGTCAGAGATTACCCTGGCATCCCATCTCGTGGATTTAGGGGATTTGGCCCTGATGATTTTGATGGCAGGGATTTCCATCGATTTGGTGATCCGCTTGGCAGGGAATTCCATGAGAATAGGTTTCCTAATATGCACAGTCATTTTCATAGGGGTGAGTTTGAGGGTCCTGGTAATATGCGAATGGATGATCATATGAGGAGCGATTTGATTGGTCAAGGTGGTCACCCTGGTCATCTGCGGAGGGGAGATCATTTGGGTCCTCATAACTTGCCTGGTCATTTGCATTTGcgagagcatgtgggttttggTGTCCATCCTCGACATGCAGGGCCTGGGAGCTTTGAATCATTTATTGGCAACAGGGCAAGTCATCCACGTCTTGGCGAGCCTGGATTTAGGAGCAGCTTTTCACTTCAGAGATTTCCAAATGATGGAACTTATACA GGAGAGCTAGAGTCTTTTGATCACTCAAGGAAAAGGAAACCAGCCAGCATGGGATGGTGTCGTATCTGTAAAGTTGACTGCGAAACAGTTGAGGGCTTGGACGTGCATTCACAAACAAGGGAGCACCAGAGAATGGCTATGGAAATGGTACAAAGTATCAAGCAGAATGCCAAAAAGCAGAAATT AACCTCTGGTGATCAGTCCTCGGTAGAGGATGCAAACAAGTCAAAGATTTCCAGTTTTGAGAGCCGGGTTGAAAAGCATTGA
- the LOC133727898 gene encoding tubulin beta chain-like, with translation MREILHIQGGQCGNQIGAKFWEVVCAEHGIDPTGRYTGDSELQLERVNVYYNEASGGRYVPRAVLMDLEPGTMDSVRSGLYGQIFRPDNFVFGQSGAGNNWAKGHYTEGAELIDSVLDVVRKEAENCDCLQGFQVCHSLGGGTGSGMGTLLISKIREEYPDRMMMTFSVFPSPKVSDTVVEPYNATLSVHQLVENADECMVLDNEALYDICFRTLKLTTPSFGDLNHLISATMSGVTCCLRFPGQLNSDLRKLAVNLIPFPRLHFFMVGFAPLTSRGSQQYRALTVPELTQQMWDSKNMMCAADPRHGRYLTASAMFRGKMSTKEVDDQMMNVQNKNSSYFVEWIPNNVKSTVCDIPPTGLKMASTFIGNSTSIQEMFRRVSEQFTAMFRRKAFLHWYTGEGMDEMEFTEAESNMNDLVSEYQQYQDATADEDEYEDEQGEYEEEM, from the exons ATGCGAGAGATTCTTCACATTCAGGGAGGCCAATGCGGCAACCAGATCGGAGCCAAGTTCTGGGAGGTCGTCTGCGCCGAGCACGGCATCGACCCAACCGGAAGGTACACCGGCGACTCCGAGCTTCAGCTTGAGAGGGTGAACGTCTACTACAACGAAGCCAGCGGCGGGAGGTATGTACCGCGCGCCGTCCTCATGGATCTGGAGCCTGGGACCATGGACAGCGTCAGATCTGGACTCTACGGTCAGATCTTCCGTCCTGATAACTTCGTCTTCGGTCAGTCTGGTGCGGGAAACAACTGGGCCAAAGGTCACTACACCGAGGGGGCTGAGTTGATCGATTCGGTTCTTGATGTGGTGCGAAAGGAGGCCGAGAACTGTGACTGCTTGCAAG GGTTCCAGGTGTGCCATTCTTTGGGTGGTGGTACTGGATCTGGAATGGGAACACTTCTGATTTCAAAGATTAGGGAGGAGTACCCAGATCGGATGATGATGACCTTCTCTGTGTTCCCGTCTCCCAAGGTCTCAGATACTGTTGTGGAGCCTTACAATGCTACTTTGTCTGTTCATCAGCTTGTAGAGAACGCAGATGAGTGTATGGTGCTTGACAATGAGGCTCTCTATGACATTTGCTTCCGCACACTTAAACTCACTACCCCCAGCT TTGGTGATTTGAATCACTTGATCTCTGCAACAATGTCTGGGGTCACCTGCTGCCTAAGGTTCCCTGGACAGCTTAACTCTGATTTGCGCAAGCTTGCTGTTAACCTCATCCCCTTCCCTCGTCTTCACTTTTTCATGGTCGGTTTTGCTCCTCTGACCTCAAGAGGGTCTCAGCAGTACAGAGCTTTGACTGTCCCAGAACTCACCCAACAAATGTGGGAttccaagaacatgatgtgtGCTGCTGATCCCCGACATGGAAGGTACCTCACAGCATCAGCCATGTTCCGTGGTAAGATGAGCACCAAGGAAGTGGATGACCAGATGATGAATGTGCAGAACAAGAACTCTTCCTACTTTGTTGAGTGGATCCCCAACAACGTCAAGTCAACAGTCTGTGACATCCCACCAACTGGTCTCAAGATGGCATCAACTTTCATCGGAAACTCTACATCCATTCAAGAGATGTTCAGGAGGGTGAGTGAGCAGTTCACTGCTATGTTCAGGAGGAAGGCTTTCTTGCATTGGTACACTGGTGAAGGCATGGACGAGATGGAATTCACCGAAGCTGAGAGCAACATGAATGATCTGGTGTCAGAATATCAGCAGTACCAGGATGCCACCGCTGATGAGGACGAGTATGAAGATGAACAGGGAGAGTATGAGGAGGAAATGTAA
- the LOC133732164 gene encoding uncharacterized protein LOC133732164, with translation MASSLAQRAVTDRTVGLLRFTSSFVRSFSTASPNPTDAAADSSPPVATKPKKRKKKNLFEVAQYLPNWGLGYHMAKSHWVGVSYQITKINLYKDGKHGKAWGVVHKEGLPAADAPKKISGVHKRGWRYIPSLSKSTESVPSMTKPTETAPATPEVQPA, from the exons ATGGCGAGCAGTCTCGCACAGAGAGCAGTGACGGATCGAACAGTAGGGTTATTGAGGTTCACGTCGAGCTTCGTCAGAAGCTTCAGCACCGCTTCGCCAAACCCTACTGACGCCGCCGCCGATTCTTCTCCTCCGGTGGCCACTAAGccgaagaagagaaagaagaagaacctGTTCGAGGTGGCACAGTATCTGCCCAATTGGGGACTTGGGTACCACATGGCTAAGAGCCACTGGGTCGGCGTCTCGTATCAGATCACCAAAATCAATCTTTACAAG GATGGTAAGCATGGAAAGGCATGGGGAGTCGTTCATAAGGAAG GCTTGCCAGCTGCAGATGCTCCCAAGAAAATAAGTGGAGTCCACAAGCGTGGTTGGAGGTACATTCCAAGCTTATCTAAGTCGACTGAAAGTGTTCCAAGTATGACTAAACCAACAGAAACTGCTCCAGCAACACCTGAAGTTCAACCAGCTTGA
- the LOC133730370 gene encoding uncharacterized protein LOC133730370: MTDSQFTTHVVFLLWFIWKERCNCVFNHISPNSLSVASRAFRASSEFLAIPTFISPKIHRPCNSEDSFHWLPPPVHSWKINTDAAWDSSTLSCGLSALLRDSTGTLVKGLSQSNFASSSLAAEAMAIDLGLSLASSIPLSSFQLESDSLVLISAFLNPLSAVDWSTSQIVSTIRTKASSFNRVNWRWTSRRTNAAADLVAAWASRRVCPVDWDSNPPPSLMRILLYDAAGPPP, translated from the coding sequence ATGACAGACTCGCAGTTTACTACACATGTGGTTTTCTTATTGTGGTTCATTTGGAAAGAACGGTGTAATTGTGTGTTCAATCATATCTCCCCAAATTCTCTTTCGGTGGCGTCGAGGGCTTTTAGAGCTTCATCGGAATTTCTGGCAATTCCTACTTTCATCAGCCCAAAGATTCACCGCCCTTGCAACTCTGAGGATTCCTTTCATTGGCTTCCACCTCCAGTTCACTCTTGGAAAATTAACACGGATGCGGCATGGGATTCTTCCACTCTTTCTTGTGGGCTCTCAGCTCTATTACGTGACTCTACTGGAACTTTAGTAAAAGGCTTGTCCCAGTCGAATTTTGCTTCCTCCTCCTTGGCTGCTGAAGCTATGGCTATTGATCTTGGCCTCAGCCTTGCCTCCTCTATacctctttcttcttttcagtTGGAATCAGACTCTTTGGTTTTGATATCAGCTTTTTTAAATCCTTTGTCTGCGGTTGACTGGTCGACTTCTCAGATTGTTTCCACCATCCGAACGAAGGCTTCTAGCTTCAACCGTGTAAACTGGCGTTGGACCAGTAGGAGGACAAACGCTGCTGCGGATCTTGTGGCAGCGTGGGCCTCGCGCAGGGTGTGCCCGGTGGATTGGGACTCCAATCCCCCTCCCTCCCTAATGCGCATTTTACTTTATGATGCAGCTGGTCCCCCCCCTTAG